The nucleotide sequence ATGATCAACCTGCATCGCCTGTATGTAACTTAACAGTCACCAAATTTGTATCCATCTTATTCGATATTGAAAAGAAATATGTCTGCAGCATTGAGCATTAAAAGCAAATATTGAAAGCTTGCATTGATTCTTGACCTTGTTTACTTAACGTTGTTCAGTAAATACATCTTAAGACTCATGATTTGATTAATTGTCACACAACAGAGACAATCTAACTACGCAAAGGGCAAAAAGCAATCAAACAAAGACTGATACACATTGCTGTGACGTGCTAACACAAGAAATACATTCCTTAGGTTTTTCTCTCACGGTAGCATCACAGTCCTGGACATTTATCGCGCTTACATGCTTCCTACTGATTAAAATCAAAGTGTCAGTATACATACCTGAAGGTATCCGAATATTTCTGTGTATAAGGTACACGGCAACCATTAACTTTGTGTAGTTGTATACTGTGAAGCAGTATTTTAACTCAAAGTCCACAGAGTCCTAGGCTGAGATTGCATTACATCACAACCATGAAAGAACAGGTAAGATTTACAGTGACTAATTGTTGGTTTTGCTGGGAGAGGTTGCCATGTTAACGCGCAGCCTTCAGGGTGCAGCAGTAATAATGTTCTCATATAATTTCTTTCTAATCGTGCTGTTCATTTATTCTTCAGTTACTGTGTGGGGAGCAAAGGAAATTAATGAGCTCATTATTCTTCGTTGTGTTTTTACAAAGCTCTCACTAAATTAGATAGATACATTATTAATATTGTCTCTTGAGTCCAAATCAATTAGGTGACTGCCTCAAAAAGGCGATTGCTTTGATTGTCTAACTCTAACCCTTGTCTTTTGAGTTGTGCGCTGTGGGCAAAGTTTACTGTGTTGTGGGTGAACTGTAAGATTATATGCTGAGATTGCTGGATTCCAGAGTGACACATAATTACGTCACTTTGGCCCCGGGAGGAGCTGTTAGTATCAGGTTTGTCAGGTGAGCAGACAGGTGCAGGTCCTCTAACACCACTGGGAAAGGACAGGTGACTGTGCGTGTTTTGGTATAATGCAGGATTGGGCTTTTAAAGGGTTGGTTAgggtgtgtatgtctgtgtttgttggCCACAAAGAGTAGTCTCAGttgcgtgcgcacacacacacacacacacacggcactCCGGAAAACTGGGAGGGCAGGATTTATTTTGGTTTAAACACTGCTGTGTGGATGACTTTTACATTCACTTGCTCTTTGGACTTTGGATATCTGACACAGAAAGATAGGACGCAAGGTAATGTTTTTATGGTACTCTTGGCTGTTTGTGTGTTCCTTTATATTCTAAGTatttgttttagtgttttagAACACTGTGATGTGATATAATTAGACTGAATGAATTTGCTTACATATTTTCCTGTGTACTCATGTGAGGTTTGTGAGATTTTAATTAAGGAAAAAAACGTGAGTGTCAGCTCCTTTCTCGCTCTGCTGTGTTGTCAAGTTTCTTTCGGTGTTAAGCAGTTTGACATGAGGGCCAGGTTTGGCTCTCAGGTAACCATAGCTACACTGAGTTTCCATAGGTACCGGCCCTTATGCCTCTGTCTTGCactgttgtttatttttcccAGCAAAGACCACAGCCAGTCTTGGGTCAAAGTGTTCTTCATCAGGCAGTTATTTGGCTGAAGGACATGCCTGTTCTCTTGATCACAGGTCAGACTTTTCCTCTGACTCAGCCTGCAAGTCATCTCTGATTTAGAGATGGCATTAGCTGAAACCACTGTGAAGGgcttgcagtttttcttttgccAGGGACCAGATGCAAAGATAGTCTAACTAAATTTAAAATCTACCTACTGTAGGCACTGATCCCTAGTCCTCTGTGTGGAAAACGTGTTCTTCGTCTATTGTACGGAGCCGAGGGAGCTGTTTGCTTTGTTCCCCCTGCCCTGCTCTTATTCCGCTGGTGCAAAGATGGTGGGAACACCTGCAGTGTGCCACATGGGGCAGACAGCGTAACAGGACTCATTACTGACAGAATTTTCTCCTTCCACTGCCTGAAGCGCAGCTGAAAAACACCAAATTAGATGTGCCAAGGCTCTTGTGGGGGCTCGGTGCAATTTTAGGCTGTAATCCGGTTGAGCAAGAGTTGGTGTGACTTGATCGAATCCACGAGCCTGAAGGAACAGAGCTGTGTGGCTGTAGTTTGCATAGCTATTATCATAATCTACTCTAGGGCTGCACTTTTTGTCCCCCTCTGATAACAACGGCGCAAAAAAAAGGCTGTTGTGGTATTTTCAAACGAAACCTCGTAGAGTGCATACGGTACAGACAAATGCACACTCACAAACAATAGCAGTGCAAACAGTTTCTTCTCTCTTGACTGGACTTCAAAGAGCTGGCATTCATAGCATGTCTTTGTCGAAATGTAatggaaatatgtgtgtatgtgtgataaCATTACCACCTCGTCCTTTAAAGATTTTTTGCATCGTGTATTTTGCATTTTGAAGTATTAAAGGCAAATTGATGATCCCGATGCATTTGTGAAACTCAGTGTAGAGGAAACATTTTGCTCTTcacatctaaacaaaaggccaAAAGCAACCTGACAGTTAACAGTTAACgatatgtaaatgtaaaaataaatgccTATATAGCTAAAGCCACACAGAGCACCGCAGAACTCAAACCATGTCAATGTGGCACCCAAATACATTGCCCTTGTGGCTTACAAATGCACTGTTGCACAAAAACCTGCAGCTGAAGCAGACCGCGGGGACTACTTATGTTACCATAGTGCTAAACACGCACAGCACCCAGCTATTTTAGaaatatttttgactttttaaaaaaatataaaaccttAGATGAAATCCTTCCATAATATTTCCATCtttgatttgattgattttGTTGACATAAACAAAAACTGATAACATTGAGGGTCTTGGAAGTCACTTAGCTGCTTTAAAAAGTGCACAATCTATTTTCAGTCAGCGTCTACAGAAAATTAGATTTATTCAGTCAGTTACAGGTCTGAGAGTGTGAAGAGAAACCAATTTGCAGGCTCTGCAGCTCTCTGCTGCCTTAGGCCTTGTATTAGGATTGATGCTGCAGAGTTTCTTTTGGCCCCAATGCTATCTGTCCGAGGGCGACACCGTGGAGCACACCAAGCTCAAGGTCATTCACCCGCAGTAGGATTATTCCTTGTGTTTAGATGCGTGTTATTATATTGATCAATACCTAAGattgtctttcttcttttcctttataTATAGATCTCCCTGCCTCCCCTCTGCAGTACCAGTGTGGATCAGTGGACTACCTGTGTTCTCCAAGGCTCATAAAGAAAGGTCCGACCCCCAGACCATGTCACGACAAGCCTCCAATCAAACCGCGGCCTCAGCCCCCCACCTCGCCCAGAACGCTAACCGCACAGAAACCTCAAGGTAAAAATCCAGTGACACTTCAGCCCCTTGAAGGCCAGTTTTGACATTGGTGCTGTCATTATAATTGAAAGGCGCTGCAAGGTTGGACCCCTGCTATCGAGCCGTGATTTATTCTGCTCTGACAAAACACTTTTCTATAACATGGTACGTGTCAGCTGCCTGACCTCACTCTGCCACTCACCGTGCTCAGTAGGTCACCTCTGcaagagctgctgctgctgtaaagCAGGGCAGTGGCTCCCAAGTGTTTGTGATCGGGCACCATTTGAAGAATGCTAAATATGAACATGTGTTGTGTTTAGGGAGTCGCTGGGAAACATACTAGGACATTACACCACAGACCTGTCcccgattttttttttaaatgctctgAACTATTCAGAGAAAAATTCCTGCTGATCATTTAAAATTGATCATTTGATTAGCATTTCTGAtcaaggaaaaaacaaagttttataaAGCACCACAGCCGCCCTTTAGAATAGCTTAGATATTTCAAGATCCTCTCATTTTTCATGAATTGACACTGATGGTAAAGATCATTGGCTAAAAATGGCTGAACTTGGACTGCAGTGCTGAAAACAGTCAGTTTTAATGAACCGTCTCTTTCCCACACAGCTCAGAGGTTCATGGGTTAGCACCAGATTTGCTGGCTAGGAGTTTCAAACCTGTTTACATTTCATATTCTTGCTTTAAAgctgtttgaaataaaatatcagttAGCTGATGACAAGTCAGTAAAACATATTATTCCATTGCAATAAAATCATCTGTGGCCTTTTGCTTTCTTACTTGTCTGCACATAAAAGTGTAAATATAATGCATATTTTGCAAAGGAACTAGTTGTACTATGCTTTGACTGTCATTCGCCTGACTTATGAGCTACTTGGGCACAGTTACAGTTTCTGGTACTGCATTTGAATGCATGCAGTACTTCCCACCTGACAGGATGAACTTCCTCACTGACATCTCCGAGCTAATCCAAAGGGAGGGAGAATTGAATTAAAAGGGAAGTCGTAATTCAGTCAGTTTTTGAGCAGAGAAGAATCTAAAACTGGACGTAGATCTCTCTGGCCTAAAAGCTTTGGTGGTGCAGAACATGCTGAATCACTTAACTGATGAATTATGTGGCAGAAGCAAGTAGCgctttcccttttttctttttttgccttttttattgGATTGCTCTTTACAAATGTTGTGAGTTTTTTTGCAGCTACAGTGAACAACATTAATAACAATGGTTTAAAATAATGGATCAGTTAaactattaattaaaaaattaactTGCAAACATTCATTAATTTACAGTTTTTACTGTTTGTCCAACTGTTTGTTGGTGATGCTCTATCCTCTGTTTCCCACTCATACATAAAATGCTTACCCCTTACTTTTATTTAACATACTCCATATGGCTGAAAAACAAGTATATAAAATAAAGTTGTTGCCTTTCTGATGAACTGATGAAACTGAAACATCTATATTTTCATCCTCAGTAGACAGCTCACCGCACATAAACACATGCACTATTACTACTGCATAAAGAAAAGTCTCCTTTCTAATCAGCAGTGGCCCACACAGATGGAGGAAGTGCTGAAATTAACAACTGTAACATATCAGCACATTTCCTGGTTTCTGACAAAAATGCTTCCTAAAAttaaatgtatgaaaaaaaattCGGATATGTCAGTAAAGTTGGCCTATTATGTAAGCGTTTATTAAGTGTAGCATATATTTTTAAGAGAGCACTGTCATTATTGCACttgcttatttttttcttcttttctcatcTTTCTTGAGCCACAATGGCTTACGCACATGCTCTCAGCATCCTGTTCAGAAATAAGGAAGTTGCAGATCGCTGACGCTCAGAGTTGATCTCGTCCTGCCCCACTGCGCTGCTACGTTTTTCTGTCtcttctgacttttttttttgtattttctgtgttttatctcaAGTTTTTACAAAGTGAACCAGCGACACAGCTATGGAGGTTTTCTCCCTTGGATTTATTCCTGTTACCTGATTGCTTTTGTTCTTGTCTGGAGCCTCATGCTTCTCTTTTGCTctgcttttcttgttttgtcTGGACCCGCGCATCTGTAGTGCCCCCTAAACCTGCGCACCTGCTCGCCCTTGGGCAAGACAAGAAACCTAAGAGGATCCCACCGGCACCCTCCAGGCCTCTGCCAGCACCCCCTCTTCCACCTAAACCAAAGCCTACGCTAACCCCTCCTggccagggagcacagccgCAGAGAGAGGCCCAGAAAGTTGGGCTGCTGATTGAGAGGTTTGAAAATTCAAGGTAAGCTGAGAAATTTAGACTGGTTTAGACCGGCTTTAGACTGAGACTGGTTAGTTTGGCAGATTTATCGTTTGTCTTCTAAAAGGAGTTTCAGGTTAGCcattttttatttgtacagGTTTAAGATGTGGGCTAGTTTTTCAGTGAGACGTAGATACAAGGAAACAAGAAATTAAAGTTTTGCTGTGCAGCCCGAAGTATTGATCCTCGATGTAATACACATCTGTAAAGGTGATGTGATAgtaagtttttctttgtttttatttttccagggtCCCCATCCTTGGGGTGCTTCCACGCTCACAGCTGCAGCTGTGTCTGAGGATGGACAGTGCACCGGATATCACTTCCTGCAGCCAGGACACCACAGCAAAGGTTGCAGGAGACTCCTTCCCTGTGGATAAACCTGCGCTTGGCAACTTTGAACGGACTGACGACGAGACTGATCTCTCGCGTCTGGCTTCCATGCGCATCGACGGCACCGGTGATCCTGTGATGGATAGCTGTGCAGAGAATGACATCACGCAGAACGATGGCTGCCTCAATGACGTGGGGCGGGATGAAGGTTCATCCCGCAAACTTCTGGACAATCCGGACTCCTCAGAGCAGAACGGGAAGATTCCCAACCGGGACAGTGGCATTGACAGCCCGTCGTGCACCGTAGAAGGGGAGGTGTTCCCTAATGAGGATGTCATTGACGAGGAGGATAATTACGACAGCGTCACTGAGACAGAGAGTGTGTCCTGCTGCGTTACACTGGACAACAAGCGAGACTCAACGCAGGATGAGGACAGTGACTTAGATGAGGGGAGCAGTGGGGAGATACACTCtctgacagacacacagatcGGGTATCTCACAGATACACACTCGGAGGCGCAGAAAGTGAGTACCTCCCTCGCTCAGCATCAGCAGGTCATAAGCACACATACCAAAGACCGTAACTTTAAGTCTGAATACAGACACCGCCTCGCTACAGCCTCCGCCGTTCAGTTCACGTGATGTGTGGTAATTGTGAGGAATTCTGATAGCTTGTTGAAATCGAAGCACACGTCCTGCGAGTTTAAAAGCTTCATCTCAGCCCGCCGTTCGTGTAATGGAAAAAAGTAGCGTGTGTCTATAATTATCTGAGCCTGGGTGAACACTTTCAAAGAATACTTCTGCATGAAACGTTAGACGCTATTACAGCCTCAGTTTGCCAGTCACAAATGATTTGAGCTGTAGCTAAAAGGGACTCTtgtgttacatatttaaaaaagctGAATAGCTGCCCAAAAGCTGTAACAAAAGCATGTTTTGATTGCCAGATCAAAGACTGCACAGACAGTGTTCCTACAGCTGATCtaaaatttcagctttttcctcttcttcactTGTGTCACAGTACAGTATCGATTGTAAACAACACAAGTACCTCAGATAGTTGTCATAGCCTTCCTTGTGGCCTAAATGTGTGGTCAGTGCTTCCTGTTCTATCCAGCAGCTTATGAAATATTTCATAGTACAACAGTATCACAGACATGAAATATACTAATATTGGAAAAGAAGAAGCGATCGTGAAGGTGATGACAGATTAAGCTGTCCAATGAGAAAGCTTTTTGTAAATACTACTCAGGCTAAATCCGGAAATGTTAGACATTAGGAGCCAATAGGAGTGTTTTAAGACAGTAGATTTATGTGGCATTGCACTCATGAATGTCAGCAGTAGTTGTTCTTCCTCAGCTGTTGTCAGTACTGTAAAACATGAACTGTCTGCCCACACCCGCAGCCTTTTGGGGAAAAGGTATCTGTGCTCTTCAGCGCTTCCTGATCCCAGCACCGCTGTGCAGAGGAAGGGTGTGTTGATCtatgtgcatgcgtgtgtggtTGGTAGCCTTTCTGTGTCTACATGAATGTGTCTAACAGCACAGCTGACATGTTGATGGCTCTATAATGACAACCTTTTGACAGAGGatgtggtttttttttagtgaTGTGAGGTGCAAGAGTGACTGAAAACAAGTTCTGCTGACTTTGTGTGCCCTCTTCTTTGCACACAATGAAAACTGAGTTTCACTTTTGTTCACATAGTAATATTTGGCATTGTTAGATTTCCTTACAAAGCATAATCTCTGGTGAGTTTTCCCCTGCCATCTGTGCCAGGGTAAGAGAACAGAGGAGTGACAAATTCACGGAAAAACCCAAGCTGAATTATCTTAGTGAGATCTTAGGTCATCAGAACAACGTCAGTGCACACTGATATTGATTCTCCATGTCACTGGAGCTCAACTGGAAGGATGGAGCTGCTCTGATGGTGACTGTGAAGGACATACCACATGTGCCGCATCTTTTTTATACTAAACGATTCAGTACCCCATCCTGCTTTATGAGTAGGAGCATTTTCATCCATCAGCGATAACAAAGCCTCAAGATCCCCTTACTGCAGGGGTAAAGGTTTCAGGTTTTTTTGCACAGTCACAATCTGGGAGGCAAAAAACGACTCCCCATAGCACAAATTCTATCATTTTTGCATCAAGACTTGGTTAAGCTCATGTTTAGGTTTGGCCTAAATGAATGTGATGCAGTCATTATATTCTGGAAACAAGGCTGCGTGTTTTAATTTGAAGACAGCTGTTGCGAAACCTGGATTGTAGCAATAGGCTAAATGTTTTGTGACCTCAGTGTGCGTTGAACCAGTGATACAAGGATGAACTACTGCAGCGTTTTCATGTCATTTCAGCTCATCAAagtgaaagagagaggaaacagAGCTCTTCAATTTCACCGCAGCAGCTATTAGCACATCTCATAGTTTACTGCTGCTGAACTAAACCGGTGACTAAAATAACACTTTGTGAATGTCAGTTTACAGTAATCTGCTGCAGACGTTGCTGATAGTTACCTCAGCCACAAGCATAAATATTTGGGGCTTTTACATAAGTCCAAGATCCCCTTCAGACACTTCTGTTTTTCCTACAAGCATTGCTGCTACTTCTCATCAAGCCAGCCATGAGCTCTGTCTGTTGATGCTTCAAAGGCTGTAGGGGTGCTGCGACAGCTCCAGCAGGAACTGGGTGTGAGATGGGTTACACCCTCACCGGTCATCACAGGGGTGACACACGGTGAGACAAACACGGGCTTTGAGTTTCCGTATCACCTAGTAGTGTTTTGAACATTGGGACGTAAGTTTCAGTGACGTGACAAAATAATCGTGTGTGTACATGTCGTAAATTGATACTAAAGATGAGCACAAAGGAAGTTTCTCCCTTTGCCACATGGATGTGAAATTGCAATCCTAGTGTCACACTCACGTGAGGTTAAACTTTAAATGAAGAAGTAACACAGAAATTTGAATTTTAAGGAACTCAATAATTGGTATCTTTCTGCCACACAGTTTGGTTATAAAACCGATGCACGTGTTTGTGTGCTAAAAAGAGAGCAGCTATCCCATGTTAGTGGTTTCATACAAAAAACACAGTGAATAACTGCAGGgtaaaaaagggtaaaaataaataaataaataaaactatataTTACGAATGTTGTTTAGCGTTTACAGAAAGTGTAACATAAAGGTTATTCAGGTAGGAAGTAGTAACCGTGGTTACTTTAACACTGAATAATTACATCCTAAAAATGCTTCTGTGGCAGTAGCTGTGCAGTGTAACCTGTTGGGTGGCTGTGGTGAATTATATCACATTATATTGAACATACTTTTTTGTCACATGAGTATTTATAACTTAAAGCATAAggtgtcagctttctttcatCTCTGACTGCTGTCTGAAAACTTCTCAAATATGGTGGAGTTGGCGTgtatgtttgtctttttttgcctTAGATGTAATCTTTTGGTGCTTTTCTGTTTCCCCTCAGTGCTCAGAAGCTCAGAAACTCCTGAATATTGCCAAAGAGCTTCTCCAAACTGAAGAGGCCTACGTGAAACGACTCAATCTCCTCGACCAGGTATCGCTTTCCTTTCGTATGCATCTCTTTATCTGTTACTGGCTTTGTGCGAGGTTTTTCTTCTATCCTGTTTAAATTTCTGTCGCCTAGTAGTGCTAGTGTTGTTAGCGATTGAGATTACAGCTGATCTGGATTAATGCTGGGACTGAGACCCACTACACACCAACCCTCTGTTGGCTTGATTACTTAGAGCGCTCTAAGTGCTATCTTGTAAGATGTAATGCAcctctgtttgtgtgcatgtggacTATATTTATGAATGTCCAACATAAAGAGTGCTTCGTCACCGCAAACCTGAGTGTGCatcgtgtgtttgtgtctgttaaAGGAGGCACGTAGGTTGTTGTGTGTTGCAACCCACGCAGTGATCTATATTTCTGTCTAAATTCTGTGAACTAAGCATGTGTTTCCCGACCCTTGGCTCTATTTATGACTAGACAGCTATTTTTTGATATAGCTGTCTACCCttggtcatttaaaaaaaatcatattttgtatCTACCAGTGAATATAGTTTGTCTtctttcagagaaaacatttatATTCAAACTtaaaacttcagaaaacactttAGATAAATcgcgctgttaaaaaaaaaaaaaataaggatgTGAACTCAGTGATCTTATTTACTTACTTGACTTCTGCCCAGCTTCTAATTTTACAaggttattttctgttttctattgGACAATCTCCTCTATATAATAAGCCTTTGTGCCAGTTTGCACTGGCCTGCACTCTAAAACCCAGAGATGCTCACTTAAGTGTAACTTAAAATAATGAAGTGAAAGGACCTCAGGAACACAAGTTACTTGGCTCATGTTCAGTTGCAAACCAGTCATTGCGGCTCTTAATTTTTATCACCCAGACCTCACACTCTCGGCTTCTTTGTGACAGGCTAAAGTTTGACTGCTTTTTTTCCTGTACCTGCAGTTTTTTCTCTACCTGCAGCGTGGTGAGTCGCGTTTATGACGAGTGTTCACTGCCAGTGGTTAAGTTGCCTTCCTCTTTGTTGAGTTCATGTGGTAGAGTTGATGATCTCTAACCTATCACAGAGCAGCTATGGTTTATTTGTTACTGAAGGCAAAACGTTTTTATGgttaacttcctgtttttgtctTACAACTTTCACATGAAACTTGTTTCCGTGGATACCGGTTACTGCGATTGTcaaggaagcaaaactagatgCAGTGATTTGGACTTTATCTCAAGAGTCATGGCGAATGATGTGCTCGATTATTAAGCTGAACCTGTACATAAAGAATCTGTCGCTGATGCTCCCCCTGTGAAATCAATCAATCTGTAATAGTGCTTAATTggacagaaacatttttttaagccAACAGTACTGATAGTCAATTATTGATTCTTCATAACTGAGTGTCAAATTTccacaaagtttaaaaacacacaagagaATAAGCGCAAACAGCAGTCGTCTAGATATCCTGAGATTTTACTTGCTAATATGAATCAGGCTTGTAGACTGATTATAAAAGATCAACAGTTTGTCTTGAACCACCTTAAAGCATActgcagtttaaaaacaaaatgcatgcAGTTGCCTGCTGGCACTCCCACATCAGCTTATTATGCATTCTATGACATCATTCATTAGACCTTTTGTTccttatttcttcttcttccttttaaGACCTTCTATATACTAAACATTTAAATACCCACAAACCCACCGCATTAACAGCCGTTTACCTTGGCCTACTAAATCATCTTCAGCGAGTTGGTGTTCCAGGCATGAAAAGCATCAGTAAAGTTTAGATAATATAGTGTAGTTTATCTGTTTTTTAGCACATCTGCAGAAAAGTAATCATAGCTTGATGTCATTCACACTTAAATATATATGACAACACGGACATTTTTCTGCCTGAGTTTACATACCTGCTACTTAAACAGAGCCAAGCTGAGTCGAGTTGTGTTCTGAGCGCGAGtttttatatacaaatattttcTCTGCAGGTATTTTGCACAAAGCTCACCGAGGCTGGAATCCCTCAGGACGTCATTACAGGGATCTTCTCCAACATCTCTTCTATCTACTGCTTTCACGATAAGTTCCTGCTCCCTGAGCTCAAGACACGGATTACTGATGAATGGTGAGGACTAAACACTCGGCATTTCGCTGGCTTTCCTAAAGTATCGGTGTGAAGAGATGAGCCGTTGGGGGGTCATTATTGTCAGGTTTTCAGCAGTGTCTGATTTTagcttgtgtgtatttatgcgTGTCATAAAGACTTACAGGTTGAGGgtattttttttgtccttttttcccACAGTAAGCAGGAAATCTGCTTCCAGTGTGTGATATTATGCCAACATCAGCCACCCTTGGTAGATAATGACTCCTCTGGAGACCTGTCACATAATGGCTCCCCTCACATTAACTCATTAAAATTTATTGGCTGAAATAaacttgaaaaaacaaaacaaaacaaaggacaTCAAGTCAGAAAAGTGCACCTTAGGAAGAAAATTCATAAGGAGGATTAATTTCTGTAATGCCCCAATAAAATTCTTGAGATTACTCTCATTAGTTATGAGCCTTTGTTTGTGTCTCTTTATGAGTGATGTAATTGCCCCCAGTATTATAGTATTTATGCTTGTGCAGCCTCTCTTGGTTCTAACATGGATATGTGAAATGAATCTGCTCGAGCAACCCTTTAATTACCTCCTCCCTGCTTTAGTAGGAAACTGTGTGATCTTTTTCCCAATAGGCTTTGGGAATTTTCCCTCAAAGCTGCAACTTGATGTATTTACACGTGTAGAGCTGTCTATATATTTGCATGAACGAGTAGCTAATGTGCATTTCATTAAAACACTTCAACAATCTTTTGATATAGAGACAAGTGCATATGAAATACTAGACACCTTGGCATGGAAATTTGTTTTGGAATCATCCGTTTGTTTGCTCGTTCTTGCTTTAGGGAAAACAAACCACGCATCGGAGACATCCTCCAGAAACTGGCTCCATTCATGAAGATGTATGGAGAGTATGTGAAGAACTTTGACCGGGCCATGGACTTGGTCAACACCTGGACGCAGCGATCTTCACAATTTAAGAGTGTCGTTCAGAATATACAGGTTTctctcttctcctttttttttctctatttttacattttttcaacaGCATGTCTCGGGAAAAGAACATCCAATCATATGTATCTAAAGATTATTTGGATTTTATATAGTTTTTTTCAGGAATTTTGTGAGTTTTAGCAAAAATTCAACAAGTCTTCTTTCTGAATTAATCagttaaagttttgtttttttgtttcaaccAACAGAAACAGGATGTGTGCGGGAATCTGACGTTGCAGCACCACATGTTAGAGCCAGTCCAAAGGATTCCTCGCTATGAGCTCTTGCTCAAAGACTACCTGAAGAAGTTGCCCGATGATGCTCTCGACAGAAAAGACGCTGAAAGTAAGTTGCTGCTGACTCACACGTTTACGCTTCATGACTGATAAACTCCGGGTCACAGAGAAATCCAACCAGCTGTGTCTTTGCTTTCCTCAGTAATCTAGAGATTCATGtaaatcacattttaaagacGCGCTTGTTGTATGAAAATACGCCACCCATTGACGAGTATTCAGCTCAAGGCAGACACAGTTTAGCTTTACTCAGAAATATGGATTTAGAAC is from Oreochromis niloticus isolate F11D_XX linkage group LG20, O_niloticus_UMD_NMBU, whole genome shotgun sequence and encodes:
- the fgd gene encoding faciogenital dysplasia isoform X5, which gives rise to MQGVSATDLPASPLQYQCGSVDYLCSPRLIKKGPTPRPCHDKPPIKPRPQPPTSPRTLTAQKPQVPPKPAHLLALGQDKKPKRIPPAPSRPLPAPPLPPKPKPTLTPPGQGAQPQREAQKVGLLIERFENSRVPILGVLPRSQLQLCLRMDSAPDITSCSQDTTAKVAGDSFPVDKPALGNFERTDDETDLSRLASMRIDGTGDPVMDSCAENDITQNDGCLNDVGRDEGSSRKLLDNPDSSEQNGKIPNRDSGIDSPSCTVEGEVFPNEDVIDEEDNYDSVTETESVSCCVTLDNKRDSTQDEDSDLDEGSSGEIHSLTDTQIGYLTDTHSEAQKCSEAQKLLNIAKELLQTEEAYVKRLNLLDQVFCTKLTEAGIPQDVITGIFSNISSIYCFHDKFLLPELKTRITDEWENKPRIGDILQKLAPFMKMYGEYVKNFDRAMDLVNTWTQRSSQFKSVVQNIQKQDVCGNLTLQHHMLEPVQRIPRYELLLKDYLKKLPDDALDRKDAEKALELISTAANHSNAAIRKMEKMHKLLEVYERLGGEEDIVNPANELIKEGHIKKMSAKNGTAQDRYLYLFNNMVLYCVPKLRLMGQKFSVRERIDIAGMAVQENVKQNLPHTFAIIGKRRSLELQARTAEEKEDWIQVIQATIERHKQNSETFKAFNSSFSREDDYVPESPGLWSNTSIDSDGERLQERKSSKKKEKEKQTCKGCSESFNFTKRKHHCKSCGAAICAKCSKMDNKTSRVCPECFEASLSIENLGTGEQRRKTAPERQVSLTAENCLLCGHLQVQEKGKSWMKMWVAVTKAEPLVLYLQSSGQDSKGSRPVPLPGFEVSPAPSAAAEKTEVKHIIRLSNTQQTLLLSAQDEELQAKWVDFLSKAARGEASAEASTSLTEHRKSQ